From the Leptospira biflexa serovar Patoc strain 'Patoc 1 (Paris)' genome, one window contains:
- a CDS encoding DNA methyltransferase: protein MAGAGRLLKDSDKIVFGEFWTAKQRQGHPIHHTVSYRASFKPELPSFFMKEFLKKKNRVVYDPFGGRGTTAIQANIEGHAAIHNDIHPLSIFLASARQYVPKLVDLEKKLNSLDLDKEVEEDPFDIYLYPFFHPRTLKEIKNLKKYMVMDDSVEMKFISLIALSRLHGHSTGFFSVYTFPQVSIPSEAQAKNNAKKGITPEYRPIKPRIFQKMKRDLALPIPPFYHEFSKNNIYSLNSANSVPNVDSESVDLIVTSPPFLDKVDYEGDNWLRHWFLDIQKSKDRKLSIFSNINDWNEFIRSTLKESARVLKKGAYMVMEVGEVKKGNSILYLDEDVVRMAEGTGLVWNKTYVHTQSFTKLSNCWQVSNNEKGTNSNRCVVLRKVN, encoded by the coding sequence ATGGCAGGAGCAGGCAGATTACTTAAGGATTCGGATAAGATCGTATTTGGAGAATTTTGGACGGCGAAACAAAGACAAGGCCACCCAATCCATCATACCGTTAGTTATAGAGCATCATTCAAACCAGAACTTCCTTCTTTTTTTATGAAGGAATTTTTAAAAAAGAAAAATCGTGTCGTATATGATCCGTTTGGTGGCCGTGGTACAACTGCGATCCAAGCAAATATTGAAGGTCATGCAGCGATTCACAATGACATCCATCCTCTATCTATTTTTTTGGCGAGTGCGAGGCAATATGTTCCCAAACTCGTTGATTTAGAGAAAAAATTAAATTCACTTGATTTGGATAAGGAAGTGGAAGAGGACCCTTTTGATATATACTTATATCCTTTTTTCCATCCAAGGACTTTGAAGGAGATAAAAAATCTAAAAAAATATATGGTTATGGATGATTCTGTGGAGATGAAATTCATTTCCCTTATCGCCTTGTCTAGGTTACATGGCCATAGCACTGGATTTTTTTCTGTTTATACCTTTCCTCAAGTTTCTATCCCATCGGAAGCACAGGCTAAGAATAATGCCAAAAAAGGGATAACGCCTGAGTATCGGCCAATCAAACCTCGAATCTTCCAAAAGATGAAACGTGATTTGGCTTTGCCCATCCCACCGTTCTACCATGAATTTTCTAAGAACAATATTTATTCTTTGAATTCTGCTAATTCCGTTCCAAACGTAGATTCGGAGTCTGTGGATCTCATTGTGACATCTCCTCCATTTTTGGATAAGGTGGATTACGAAGGTGATAATTGGCTTCGCCATTGGTTTTTGGACATTCAAAAATCCAAAGACCGTAAACTCAGTATCTTTAGTAACATCAATGATTGGAATGAATTCATTCGATCCACTCTGAAGGAATCCGCGCGTGTTTTAAAAAAAGGTGCGTACATGGTAATGGAAGTGGGGGAAGTGAAAAAAGGAAATTCCATCCTGTATTTGGATGAAGACGTGGTTCGTATGGCAGAAGGAACTGGTCTCGTATGGAATAAAACCTATGTCCATACCCAAAGTTTCACGAAACTTTCTAATTGTTGGCAGGTTTCCAATAATGAAAAAGGGACAAATTCGAATCGATGTGTGGTTCTTCGAAAGGTAAACTAA
- the mpl17 gene encoding cell surface protein MPL17, giving the protein MRLFFILFLFSAVLGFGFFSCNESKEIQAEESFPTHPIEVNIKEKGAGKYEMELYLPKDFGFQIEAPHRIFLSGSEGLKVTSAELKLTGPTHPKKPEYFEYVKPLTFQVEGKGKLQMEGKLFYCNFLKNICIPAKVTKTFTI; this is encoded by the coding sequence ATGAGACTATTTTTCATTTTATTTCTTTTTTCTGCCGTGCTTGGTTTTGGGTTTTTCAGTTGTAATGAATCGAAGGAAATCCAAGCCGAAGAATCGTTTCCCACTCATCCGATTGAAGTGAACATCAAAGAGAAAGGTGCGGGAAAGTATGAAATGGAATTGTATTTACCAAAAGACTTTGGATTCCAAATAGAGGCACCACATCGGATTTTTTTGTCTGGCTCAGAGGGACTGAAGGTGACAAGTGCGGAATTGAAACTAACGGGTCCTACGCACCCCAAAAAACCAGAATACTTTGAATATGTAAAACCCTTAACCTTTCAAGTGGAAGGGAAGGGTAAATTACAAATGGAAGGAAAACTATTTTACTGTAACTTCCTAAAGAATATTTGTATTCCAGCAAAAGTCACCAAAACGTTTACGATTTAA
- a CDS encoding lipoprotein produces the protein MTKHLTIAILSLSLSLLVFQCKSKETKETKEVKETIETKPEETELVIEFTKAKEGFISESLFQVAVSSVLPTEKEREEEAKSIAEQKSLNLLKTYTIPNLSDKGKKELREISKEGKILNKNVSVGGRYFFLYQIQRPNLKRLVTKDLE, from the coding sequence ATGACAAAACACCTAACCATTGCAATCTTATCACTCTCACTTTCGCTTCTTGTATTCCAATGTAAATCTAAGGAAACAAAAGAAACCAAAGAGGTGAAAGAAACGATCGAAACCAAACCAGAAGAAACAGAACTTGTGATTGAATTCACAAAGGCCAAAGAAGGATTCATTTCGGAAAGTTTATTCCAAGTTGCCGTGTCGAGTGTGTTACCTACGGAAAAGGAAAGGGAAGAAGAAGCAAAGTCCATTGCAGAACAAAAATCCCTCAATCTATTGAAAACATATACAATCCCTAATTTATCTGATAAAGGGAAAAAAGAACTGAGAGAGATTTCAAAAGAAGGAAAAATTCTGAACAAAAACGTTTCTGTTGGTGGACGGTATTTTTTTCTCTACCAAATCCAAAGACCCAACTTGAAACGCCTTGTGACAAAAGACCTAGAGTAG
- a CDS encoding M16 family metallopeptidase, translating to MMSKLRIFFLCFFLQFLPLFSEDAFFGTSESQFREKIKTIQLENGLKVVMMKRGTSPTVALYIKFLVGAVDETPEEAGTAHLLEHMLFKGTQSVGTLDYKKEEKYQKQIEVWGTELDDLKLQRRDLITRGENVPKTLEEKIETLNRRLLNLIQLQDEFIVKNEDSYIYEQNGEMGFNAYTSQDVTNYQIQLPNNRMEIWAKIESDRLKHPILREYYTERDVVIEERRMRTDDVGGAVLREKFFSLAFESHPYRKPIIGYSAEIPYLKIEETKAFFEKHYTPNRMVISIVGQFDMVETESIVRKYFSDLKPGKPRPSYKIEEKSFPGEKRFKVLHPSASQMMMGWIKPPYPHKDNSSFDVLSSILTSGTGSRLYKRLVLEEKLVLNIGAANGYPGERYKNAFVFFISPNEGVDPKKIEAIIWEELNRIKEQGIPNEELEKIKNQMVSDFMKTLDQNGAIADLLSYYQLLYGDWAGLFQQYQTIMNTSSSDIQALIPKYLTKDLVIVGVLEDGRKK from the coding sequence ATGATGTCGAAATTACGAATCTTTTTCCTTTGTTTCTTCCTACAATTTTTACCACTATTTTCAGAAGATGCTTTTTTTGGGACCTCTGAGTCCCAATTTCGCGAAAAAATCAAAACCATCCAATTGGAAAATGGTCTGAAAGTTGTGATGATGAAACGGGGTACCTCACCCACAGTCGCACTCTATATCAAATTTTTGGTGGGTGCTGTGGATGAAACTCCCGAAGAAGCAGGCACGGCCCACCTCTTAGAGCATATGTTATTTAAAGGAACCCAATCAGTGGGAACTTTAGATTACAAAAAAGAAGAAAAATACCAAAAACAAATCGAAGTTTGGGGAACGGAACTTGATGATTTGAAATTACAACGTAGGGATTTGATCACTCGAGGGGAGAACGTTCCGAAAACCTTAGAGGAAAAGATTGAAACCTTAAACCGTAGGTTATTGAATTTAATCCAATTACAAGATGAGTTCATTGTAAAAAACGAAGATTCTTATATTTATGAACAAAATGGTGAAATGGGATTTAATGCCTATACATCCCAAGATGTCACCAATTACCAAATCCAACTTCCTAATAACCGAATGGAAATCTGGGCAAAAATTGAATCAGATCGTTTGAAACATCCCATTTTACGTGAGTATTACACCGAACGAGATGTGGTCATCGAAGAACGAAGGATGAGAACCGATGACGTAGGTGGGGCAGTGTTACGCGAAAAGTTTTTTTCCTTAGCCTTTGAAAGCCACCCATATAGAAAACCTATCATCGGTTATTCGGCAGAAATTCCGTATTTGAAAATTGAAGAAACAAAGGCATTTTTTGAAAAACATTATACACCCAATCGTATGGTAATTTCCATTGTTGGGCAATTTGATATGGTAGAAACAGAGAGTATCGTTCGTAAGTATTTTTCTGATTTAAAACCTGGAAAGCCGAGACCATCCTATAAAATTGAAGAAAAATCATTTCCTGGTGAAAAACGTTTCAAAGTCCTCCATCCATCCGCAAGTCAAATGATGATGGGATGGATCAAACCTCCCTACCCACACAAAGATAATTCTAGTTTTGATGTATTGTCTAGCATTCTAACTTCAGGAACAGGTTCTAGGCTTTATAAACGTTTGGTTTTGGAAGAAAAATTGGTTTTAAACATTGGGGCTGCCAATGGTTATCCTGGGGAACGATACAAAAATGCATTTGTATTTTTTATTAGTCCCAACGAAGGTGTGGATCCTAAAAAAATTGAAGCCATCATTTGGGAAGAGCTCAATCGCATCAAAGAACAAGGGATACCTAATGAAGAATTGGAAAAAATCAAAAATCAAATGGTTTCTGATTTTATGAAAACTTTGGATCAAAATGGAGCCATTGCTGATTTACTCAGTTACTATCAATTGTTATACGGAGATTGGGCAGGGCTTTTCCAACAATACCAAACGATTATGAATACCTCAAGTAGTGATATTCAGGCATTAATTCCAAAATACCTCACGAAAGATTTGGTGATAGTCGGTGTCCTCGAAGACGGAAGGAAAAAATAA
- a CDS encoding M16 family metallopeptidase encodes MKRILLLLLLCVSPMFAREMGEFVKDIQFKPLEFEVPSITSMTNASGVEIFSLKNAEFPIVYADILIYHGKKNLGKRPTEIGRLLEDSWELSGSTSYPKEKFLETLEFYGASFSVSVDYEKTVFTIAYLKKTESVVLPIIQSFFEAPNLDEGLISITRGKLAEEINRRSDNVTSLAKRKIKEAMFQGTIAGTSMKKSNLDVIQKEDLLRFQKEILSASKRRLLITGDFDLKAWETFFPTLTKNESFEAEIITPSLLSANVSKENKWIRLVTKDVTQSYISLSGVLPEHNHPDFYAIQVLNYIIGGGGFNSYYMREIRNNRGLAYTAGSFTEFQETYGTVQFYAMTKTESAKEVLDLMKELIQPKLINSLTEEELVRAKTAIINTFVFQFEDDKRTLASEVRRRDHKMPEGYLQNFRREIEKVTLADLQRVGKLYFQSDKMITTIVGPKSLESFWKGSVKLLQPED; translated from the coding sequence ATGAAACGGATTCTATTATTACTGTTACTTTGTGTAAGTCCGATGTTTGCTCGTGAGATGGGTGAATTCGTAAAAGACATCCAATTCAAACCATTGGAATTTGAAGTGCCGAGTATCACTTCGATGACAAATGCGAGTGGGGTGGAAATATTCTCTTTAAAAAATGCAGAGTTCCCTATTGTTTATGCAGATATTCTCATTTATCATGGTAAAAAGAATTTGGGAAAACGCCCAACAGAAATTGGTCGTTTGCTTGAAGATAGTTGGGAACTTTCTGGATCCACTTCCTATCCGAAGGAAAAGTTTTTGGAAACCTTGGAATTTTACGGTGCTTCGTTTTCAGTTTCTGTTGATTATGAAAAAACAGTTTTTACGATCGCATACTTAAAAAAAACGGAATCCGTTGTTTTGCCTATCATCCAATCATTTTTTGAAGCTCCCAACTTAGATGAAGGTCTCATCTCCATAACCAGGGGAAAACTCGCTGAAGAGATCAATCGTCGTAGTGATAATGTAACTTCCCTTGCCAAAAGGAAAATCAAAGAAGCCATGTTCCAAGGTACCATTGCCGGCACATCCATGAAAAAATCAAATTTGGATGTCATTCAAAAAGAAGACCTTCTCAGATTCCAAAAAGAAATTCTTTCTGCATCCAAACGGCGTCTACTCATCACAGGGGATTTTGATCTCAAAGCTTGGGAAACCTTTTTTCCAACACTAACCAAAAACGAATCCTTCGAAGCAGAAATAATCACACCATCCTTATTGAGTGCCAATGTTTCGAAAGAAAACAAATGGATCCGACTTGTGACCAAAGATGTCACACAATCTTATATCTCCCTTTCTGGTGTGTTGCCGGAACACAATCATCCGGATTTTTATGCCATCCAAGTTTTGAATTATATCATCGGTGGTGGAGGATTTAACTCATATTATATGAGAGAAATTCGAAACAATCGAGGTTTAGCCTATACAGCGGGAAGTTTCACTGAATTTCAGGAAACTTATGGCACCGTCCAATTTTACGCCATGACCAAAACGGAGTCGGCTAAAGAAGTTTTGGATTTGATGAAGGAACTCATCCAACCCAAACTCATCAATTCCTTAACGGAGGAAGAGTTGGTCCGAGCCAAAACTGCCATCATCAATACCTTTGTATTCCAGTTTGAAGATGATAAACGGACACTTGCCAGTGAAGTGAGAAGGCGTGATCACAAAATGCCTGAAGGTTATTTACAAAATTTTCGCCGTGAAATTGAAAAGGTGACATTGGCCGATTTGCAACGAGTCGGAAAACTCTATTTTCAATCGGATAAAATGATCACAACCATCGTTGGTCCAAAATCATTAGAAAGTTTTTGGAAAGGTTCTGTGAAACTCCTGCAACCGGAAGATTGA
- a CDS encoding MBL fold metallo-hydrolase, whose translation MLTASFEYKGTKFEGISEGGIRTSIICPSLDFMFDFGFINPDKIHIGKILLSHAHLDHSCGIPYYVSQRSLRKLPKPKIYVPKALEPKLSQILKLYSEIEDFDYDCDLIGLEYGERVELKPGYFFKPLPSFHRVPSQGYTVYETKRKLKKEFSSMSSDEIRKSKENGLDPTEEVAAPFVSFSGDSKIEYILENEDVRKSKILFMECTYYCEKRDVSRAREWGHTHFDEIIEHASSFENEAIVLIHPSKRYSYRELNDLLRKKVPSVLKDRISLFLPPKT comes from the coding sequence ATGTTAACAGCAAGTTTCGAATACAAAGGAACCAAATTTGAAGGGATATCAGAAGGGGGGATTCGTACATCCATCATCTGCCCTTCCCTTGATTTTATGTTTGATTTTGGATTCATCAATCCTGATAAAATTCACATTGGAAAAATCCTTCTTTCTCATGCACACCTAGACCATTCATGTGGGATTCCATATTATGTGTCTCAACGGAGTTTACGAAAACTTCCCAAACCAAAAATTTATGTGCCAAAGGCACTCGAACCAAAACTCTCTCAAATCTTAAAACTTTATTCTGAAATTGAAGACTTTGATTATGACTGTGATCTGATTGGACTCGAATATGGGGAACGAGTCGAACTCAAACCAGGGTATTTTTTTAAACCTTTACCAAGTTTTCACCGGGTACCTTCGCAAGGGTATACGGTTTATGAAACCAAACGGAAGTTAAAGAAAGAATTTTCTTCCATGAGTTCTGATGAAATTCGTAAATCAAAAGAAAATGGTTTGGATCCAACTGAAGAAGTTGCAGCTCCCTTTGTTTCCTTTTCAGGTGATTCCAAAATTGAATACATTCTGGAAAATGAAGATGTCAGAAAGAGTAAAATTCTGTTTATGGAATGTACATATTATTGTGAGAAACGGGATGTGAGCCGCGCAAGGGAATGGGGCCATACCCATTTTGATGAAATTATCGAACATGCTTCTTCCTTCGAAAACGAAGCCATTGTCCTCATCCATCCATCGAAACGCTACAGCTATCGAGAGTTAAACGATTTACTTCGAAAAAAAGTCCCTTCTGTTTTAAAAGATAGAATCTCTTTATTTTTACCACCAAAAACATGA
- a CDS encoding O-methyltransferase, translated as MKPRPSIYIDGLETFIDSELVYKPNSVFSEMEGYAKEKNIPIVTAATGAVLSHLVSFLVPTSILELGTGIGYSTLWMVQGSRSSKIITVDRHEEQAKLLDEYANKMGLEDQMDVTRVTDSVLEYLKDENLWREVDFFFVDCDKITYPSIFRTLWPKAKKGACFVFDNVLWHGRVLHPDPKKPSDMAVMELWNEVKSQVLEYTLFPVGDGLLFFRK; from the coding sequence ATGAAACCACGGCCTAGCATTTATATCGATGGGCTTGAGACATTCATCGATTCGGAACTTGTTTACAAACCGAATTCAGTTTTTTCTGAAATGGAAGGATATGCCAAAGAGAAAAATATTCCGATTGTGACAGCGGCCACTGGGGCTGTTTTATCCCACTTGGTATCCTTTTTGGTTCCGACATCCATTTTAGAATTAGGGACAGGGATCGGCTATTCCACACTTTGGATGGTGCAAGGTTCACGTTCTTCCAAGATCATCACTGTTGACCGGCACGAAGAGCAGGCGAAGTTATTGGACGAGTATGCAAATAAAATGGGACTCGAGGACCAAATGGATGTTACTCGGGTAACGGACTCCGTTTTGGAATATCTAAAAGATGAGAATTTGTGGAGAGAGGTTGATTTCTTTTTTGTGGATTGTGATAAAATTACCTACCCATCTATCTTTCGTACCCTTTGGCCAAAAGCCAAGAAGGGGGCATGTTTTGTATTTGATAATGTCCTTTGGCATGGCCGAGTTTTACATCCTGATCCGAAAAAACCTTCCGATATGGCGGTCATGGAACTTTGGAATGAGGTGAAATCCCAAGTTTTGGAGTATACCTTATTTCCTGTGGGCGATGGATTACTCTTTTTTCGGAAGTAG
- a CDS encoding N-acetylmuramoyl-L-alanine amidase, with amino-acid sequence MLSVPNLSSKDFFLSVFIFFSFIVSLSSEPTYRIVIDPGHGGVAKDPKSLHGDKYDSVTQTFLETYKQGTEHGSYTERKVVLDLAKEVHKILKLTETETGWKEFEGYLKLFSKKNDFTRVKLVSHLTRETSFDDDVSSDDPNAAYRLYDYPDSKTAVRKKGRLSKINEIKPQLVLSLHLNPAGKGQKGGMAAVLTPGYKTFSLLKKISNKEKSPNSFLKGPWSDWLVFQSGWSKLENATADTWIYFHGYWSKKNGKDTDLTKFEGYRQNMISWKYADDPNWEKNIGKKGPYAKSHEEFLETGRFWEREMGKKEEWRREGGKEGFGGDNHYVTKELMRFVQYGLPIQLKKLDTPYPELGPIQKPYISTYSLPTYTNALCAFIEIGYVNRSRDIKYLTQNKKETAISLAVGIYSLFVGLDVKKKLNLPYHPKGKKVNWERYETYFDEVL; translated from the coding sequence ATGTTATCAGTTCCCAACCTTTCTTCCAAAGATTTTTTCCTTTCTGTTTTTATATTTTTTTCGTTTATCGTTTCGTTATCTTCAGAACCAACATACCGCATCGTGATCGATCCAGGCCATGGGGGAGTGGCAAAAGATCCCAAATCCCTTCATGGAGATAAGTACGACAGCGTCACACAAACTTTCTTGGAAACCTACAAACAAGGAACTGAACACGGGAGTTATACGGAACGAAAGGTGGTACTTGATCTTGCAAAAGAAGTCCATAAGATCTTAAAGTTAACAGAAACCGAAACAGGATGGAAAGAATTCGAAGGTTATCTCAAACTTTTTTCCAAAAAAAATGATTTCACACGAGTGAAATTAGTGAGCCACCTAACTAGAGAAACATCTTTTGATGATGATGTGAGTTCTGATGATCCAAATGCCGCCTATCGATTGTATGATTATCCAGATTCAAAAACGGCTGTGAGAAAAAAAGGTCGTCTTTCCAAAATCAATGAAATCAAACCTCAACTCGTTTTATCGCTCCACCTAAATCCAGCAGGTAAGGGCCAGAAAGGGGGCATGGCTGCGGTTCTCACACCTGGTTACAAAACCTTTTCCCTTTTGAAAAAAATTTCGAACAAAGAAAAATCCCCCAATTCCTTTTTGAAAGGACCCTGGTCTGACTGGCTTGTCTTCCAATCGGGTTGGAGTAAATTGGAAAATGCAACTGCGGATACCTGGATTTACTTTCATGGGTATTGGTCCAAAAAAAATGGGAAGGATACGGATCTCACTAAGTTTGAAGGATACCGCCAAAACATGATTAGTTGGAAATATGCCGACGATCCAAATTGGGAAAAAAACATCGGAAAAAAAGGACCCTATGCAAAATCCCACGAAGAATTTTTGGAAACAGGTAGGTTTTGGGAAAGGGAGATGGGAAAAAAAGAAGAATGGAGGAGAGAAGGAGGAAAAGAAGGATTTGGTGGGGATAATCATTACGTCACGAAAGAACTCATGCGTTTTGTCCAATACGGACTTCCCATCCAACTAAAAAAGTTAGATACTCCTTACCCGGAACTTGGTCCCATCCAAAAACCATACATCTCCACATATAGTTTACCCACCTATACCAATGCACTCTGTGCTTTCATTGAAATTGGGTATGTGAATCGAAGTCGAGATATCAAATACCTCACTCAAAATAAAAAAGAAACTGCCATTTCTCTCGCAGTTGGCATTTATTCGTTGTTTGTTGGACTGGATGTCAAAAAAAAATTGAATTTACCGTATCATCCCAAAGGGAAAAAAGTCAATTGGGAACGGTATGAAACCTATTTCGATGAAGTGTTATAG
- a CDS encoding PaaI family thioesterase: MKSVAKKNLSFASSPDNADGLQLKITFDEDTKTAFGDYTCPEKYQGLPDQIHPGIISTILDEIMVKINEAMNFETTTGELTIRFLQPAKVNEPLHLRGWFVKKNKKIIENRAEIENEIGKIVARGKGKYIEAED; the protein is encoded by the coding sequence ATGAAATCCGTTGCGAAAAAAAATCTCAGCTTTGCCTCCTCACCGGACAATGCAGACGGGTTGCAGTTAAAAATCACATTTGACGAAGACACAAAAACGGCCTTCGGTGATTACACCTGCCCCGAAAAATACCAGGGTTTGCCAGACCAAATCCACCCAGGGATTATTTCTACTATCCTAGATGAGATCATGGTCAAGATCAACGAAGCGATGAATTTCGAAACCACAACTGGGGAACTGACCATTCGTTTCCTACAACCTGCAAAGGTGAATGAACCCCTCCACTTACGCGGATGGTTTGTGAAAAAGAACAAAAAAATCATCGAAAACCGTGCTGAAATTGAAAATGAGATCGGCAAAATAGTGGCCCGCGGAAAAGGTAAATATATCGAAGCTGAAGACTGA